Proteins co-encoded in one Papaver somniferum cultivar HN1 chromosome 5, ASM357369v1, whole genome shotgun sequence genomic window:
- the LOC113284594 gene encoding protein ENHANCED DISEASE RESISTANCE 2-like has product MAACGGNDEAEWIQRLRAEGAVPRLEPENCPNGWATPPADKFMVRGPEYFSTRVKIPGGEYLLKPLGFDWIKGATKIGEVLNSPNSRIRKALDDEFPSAEKPFVWAFNLQVPNKDNYSAVAYFGALQPIPEGSLMDKFVKGDDAYRNSRLKLIANIVKGPWIVRKAVGEQAICILGRAVSCKYSIGENFIEVDVDIGASMVANAIVHLAFGYITTLTVDLAFLIESQIEPELPERILGAVRFSELNPNSARPIEPLSERSPTSVQSNVSTRWWQSIGQGLNNLRSHQGAQESSSAAVSPQVNGRIHDEDKIEETKNS; this is encoded by the coding sequence ATGGCTGCATGTGGCGGAAATGACGAGGCTGAATGGATTCAAAGATTGAGAGCCGAAGGAGCTGTTCCACGTCTTGAGCCGGAAAATTGCCCTAATGGTTGGGCAACCCCACCTGCAGACAAGTTCATGGTTAGAGGCCCAGAATATTTTTCAACACGGGTTAAGATACCTGGTGGTGAGTATCTTTTAAAGCCTCTAGGATTTGATTGGATCAAAGGCGCTACAAAGATTGGAGAGGTCCTAAACAGTCCTAATAGCCGTATTAGGAAAGCTCTAGACGACGAATTTCCATCTGCAGAAAAGCCTTTTGTTTGGGCATTTAATCTGCAAGTACCGAATAAAGATAACTACAGTGCTGTTGCTTATTTTGGTGCATTGCAGCCTATTCCAGAAGGGTCATTGATGGACAAATTTGTGAAGGGAGATGATGCATATCGTAATTCAAGATTAAAACTGATAGCAAATATTGTCAAGGGTCCTTGGATAGTGAGAAAAGCAGTTGGGGAGCAAGCAATTTGTATACTTGGGCGAGCTGTGTCATGCAAGTACTCCATTGGAGAGAATTTTATAGAAGTTGACGTGGATATTGGAGCTTCAATGGTTGCAAATGCAATTGTCCATTTAGCATTTGGTTATATAACAACTTTGACCGTTGATTTAGCATTTCTCATTGAAAGCCAGATCGAGCCTGAACTTCCAGAACGAATCCTTGGTGCAGTACGCTTCTCAGAGCTGAACCCTAATTCAGCTCGGCCAATTGAACCTCTATCGGAAAGAAGCCCTACCAGTGTGCAGTCAAATGTTAGTACACGATGGTGGCAATCAATTGGACAAGGCCTTAACAACCTAAGAAGTCATCAAGGTGCTCAGGAAAGTTCCTCTGCTGCTGTCTCACCACAAGTTAATGGAAGAATACATGACGAAGACAAGATTGAAGAAACCAAGAATTCCTG